CGTCGACGGCTTCGGCACGGTACGGATCGTGCCCCTGGACCCCGACCGCGACGCCCCGCTGGTCCACGCCTGGGTGAGCGAGGACCGGGCCCGGTTCTGGGGCATGCGGGAGATCGACGTGGCGGAGGTGCGGGACGTCTACGCGCACCTCGACTCGCTCACGACGCACCACGCGTTCCTGGTGTACCGGGACGGGGCGCCGGTCGCGCTGTTCCAGACGTACGAGCCGGAGGCCGACCGGGTCAGCGAGTGCTACGAGGTCCAGCCGGGCGACATCGGCGTCCACCTGCTGCTGGCGCCCACCGACACACCCGAACGCGGCTTCTCCCGGCACCTGCTGGGCGTGCTGACGGACTTCGCGCTGCGCGGGGGCCGCACGCGGATCGTCGCCGAGCCGGACGCGGCGAACGACAAGGCCGTCGCGCTGCTGGTCCGCGGCGGTTTCGAGCTCGGCCCCGAGGTGGTCCTCCCGGAGATCGTGCTCCCGGAGGTCCACCTCGTGGAGAAGCGGGCCCGGCTGGCGTTCCTCACCCGCTGACCGCCGCCCGACGTCAACCCACGACGCGGCCGTCGAGGACGATCCGGCGGGGCGCCGCCAGCGTCCGGACGTCGGTGCGCGGGTCCGCGTCGTAGACGACGAGGTCCGCCGGGGCGCCCTCCTCCAGGCCGGGGCGCCCCAGCCAGGCGCGGGCGCCCCAGGTCGTCGCCGACAGCGCGTCGAGCGGCGGTATGCCGGCGGTGACCAGCTCGGCGACCTCGGCCGCCACCAGCCCGTGCGCCAGCGAGCCGCCCGCGTCGGTGCCGACGAACACGGGGATGCCGGCGTCGTACGCGGCGCGGACCGTGTCGTACCGGCGCGCGTGCAGCCTGCGCATGTGGTCCGCCCAGCGCGGGAACTTGCCCTCTCCCCCGGCGGCCAGCCGGGGGAACGTCGCGATGTTGACGAGCGTCGGCACGATCGCGACGCCGCGCTCGGCGAAGAGCGGGATCGTCTCCTCGGTCAGGCCCGTGGCGTGCTCCACGCAGTCGATGCCCGCCTCCACCAGGTCGCGCAGCGACTCCTCGGCGAAGCAGTGCGCGGTCACGCGGGCGCCCAGCCGGTGGGCCTCGGCGATCGCCGCCTCGACCTCGGCGCGCGGCCAGCAGGCGGTGAGGTCGCCGGCGTCGCGGTCGATCCAGTCGCCGACGAGCTTCACCCAGCCGTCGCCGCGGCGCGCCTCGCGGGCGACGTAGGCGACGAGGTCGGCGGGCTCGATCTCGTGCGCGTAGTTGCGGATGTAGCGCTTGGTGCGGGCGATGTGGCGGCCCGCGCGGATGATCTTCGGCAGGTCGCCGCGGTCGTCGATCCACCGGGTGTCGGCGGCCGAACCGGCGTCACGGATGAGGAGCGTGCCCGCGTCCCGGTCGGTGAGGGCCTGCCGCTCGCTGGTCGCCGCGTCGACGGGCCCGTGGGCGTCGAGACCGACGTGGCAGTGCGCGTCGACCAGACCGGGCAGCGCCCAGCCGGTCACCGTGCGGACGTCCCGCGCGCCGGCCGGCCGGTCGTAGGTCACCCGCCCGTCGACCACCCACAGTTCGTCGCGTACGTCCTCGGGGCCGGCCAGCACCCGCCCCGTCACATGCAGCACCAGGCTCATGCCCAGCACTCTACGAGGGCGCAAGTACCCTCGGCGAAGCAGTCCGTACGTGAAGGAAAGAGAGCCCCGTGACGCACCCCCTCCTCGATCTGGCCCCGTTGACCGCCGACCGTTTCGCGGCCATCGAGCGGCGCGTGGCCGCGCTGCTCGGCACCGGGCACGACGTGGTCGTCACGCAGGGCGAGGCGCTGCTGCCGCTGGAGGGGGGCATCCGCAGCGGCGCGCGACCCGGTTCGACCGCGCTCAACGTGATCACCGGTCCGTACGGGCAGACCTTCGGCGACTGGCTGCGCGACTGCGGCGCGACGGTGGTGGACCTGGAGGTGCCCTTCCACACGGCGGCCACCGCCGAGCAGGTCGCCGGGGCGCTGGAGCGGCACCCGGAGATCGACTTCGTGTCGCTGGTGCACGCGGAAGCCGCGACCGGCAACACCAACCCGGTCGCGGAGATCGGCGAGGTGGTCCGGGCGCACGGCGCGCTGTTCTACCTGGACGCGGTGGCCTCGATCGGCGCGGAGCCGGTGCTGCCGGACGCGTGGGGCGTCGACCTGTGCATCATCGGCGCGCAGAAGGCGATGGGCGGCCCGGCGGGTGTCTCCGCCGTCTCGGTCAGCCCGCGCGCGTGGGAGCGGTTCGCGGCGAACCCGGCCGCGCCGCGCCGCTCGTACCTCTCCCTCCTGGACTGGAAGGAGCGCTGGATCGACGGCGGCCGCAGGGCGCTGCTCCACGCGCCCGCGCAGCTGGAGATGCTGGCGCTGGAGGCGTGCCTGGACCGTATCGACGCGGAGGGACTGGACGCGCTCACCGCGCGGCACGCGTCGGCCGCGGCGGCCACCCGCGCGGGCGTGCTCGCGCTGGGGGGCGGCCTGGAGCCGTACGTGCACGAGGCGCGGGAGGCCGCCCCCGTCGCGACGACGCTGCGCACCCCGGCCGGGGTGGACGCCTCCCTGCTGGTGGCCGCCGCGCTGGAGGCGGCGCCCGCCTCCGGCCCCGGCGGTGCGGCCCCGGCGCTGCCCCTGGCGGCGGGCGGCGGGGCGCTGGCCGCGGAGATGGTCCGGGTGAACCACTACGGGCCCGCCGCCACCCCGGGCACCGTGCGGGCGTGCCTGACGGCCCTGGGCGCCGCCCTGGCCGCGACGGGCCGGGAGGTCGACACGGACGCGGCGCTGCGGGCGGCGGCGGAGGCGTGGCGGTAGGGACGGCTCGTCCGCCGGGGGCGTGTCAGGGCGGCGGGTCAGGGCAGGCCGCGTCAGGGCAGGACCGGCCTGGCGCGTCGGCCGGGACCGGGGCGTGTACCGGGAGCCCGCCCCGAGCCGGGACCGGGGCCTGAACCGGGACCGGGGCCTGAACCGGGGCCGGGATTTGCGCCGGGACCGGGGCCTGCGCCACGACCGGGCCCTGCGCCGGGACCGGCATGTCGGCCGGGGCCTGTGCCGAAGCCGGGACCGGGACCGGGACCTGCGCCGGGACCGGGGCTTGAGCCGCGGCCGGCATGTCGGCCGGGACGTGCGTCGAAGCCGGGACCGGGCCCTGCGTCGCGGCTCCGCCCGGCGCCGGGACCGGCATGCCGGTCGGAGCAGGTCCCTGTGGGGGCGGGGCGTGTGTCGCGCCCGGGGTTCCGGTCCGCGCGGTGGCGTCGCGCCGGTCACCGGACGCCCGGAGCGCGGGTGCGGGGGCCGCGACCGGGGTGCCGCACGGCGGCCGTGACACGCCGGCGGCCCCGGCGGCCGGGGCCGCGGACCGGGCCGGGGCAGCCCGTACCGTCGCCGGAAGGGGTGCCGGCCGGGGTGCCGTACGCGGAGCCGGCCGGGGCGGTGCCGCCAGGGGGGTCGGCACGGACACCGGCCGCGGCGCGGGCGGCGGGTCGGTGGTGCCGGTGAGCGCCTCCAGCAGGGCCTGTACCGCCGGAACGAGACCGCCCGCCCGTACGGCGAGCGAGACCGGGACCCGGGGCGCGCGCAGGGCGCGGAAGGCCAGCCGGCGGTCGCGAGGCAGGGGCCCCACCGGGTGGAAGACCGTCCAGGACGGTTCCGCGGCGCCCGCCAGGTCGTCGAGGGTGGCCCGCAGGGTGGTGAAGGGGGGGCCGGGCGTCCAGTGCGGGAGGGCACCCGTGACCAGGTCGTGGAAGGCCGGATTCACCGCGCGGGGCGCCAGTCGCAGCGGGAGGCGCGCCAGCTGCTCCGGATGGAGCTCGTCCGCCGCGGCGAGCGGGTGCCCCGCGGGCAGGGCGACGAGCAGCGGTTCGGTCCACACCGGGTACAGCACCATCCCGTCGACGCGGCGCACGGCCCGCACCAGCGCGGCGTCGAACGTCCCGGAGCGGACCGCGGCGAGGCGCGCGTCCTGCGGGGCGCGCTCCTGCCGCACCCGCAGCCGGGGGCGCCGTTCGGCGAGGACGCCGAGGGCCCGGTACACGCGGTCGGAGAAGGCGCGGCTGGTGCCGAGGCGCACCAGGCCGTCCGTC
This portion of the Streptomyces changanensis genome encodes:
- a CDS encoding GNAT family N-acetyltransferase — translated: MTTSADPRPATYEQAVDGFGTVRIVPLDPDRDAPLVHAWVSEDRARFWGMREIDVAEVRDVYAHLDSLTTHHAFLVYRDGAPVALFQTYEPEADRVSECYEVQPGDIGVHLLLAPTDTPERGFSRHLLGVLTDFALRGGRTRIVAEPDAANDKAVALLVRGGFELGPEVVLPEIVLPEVHLVEKRARLAFLTR
- a CDS encoding amidohydrolase family protein, which produces MSLVLHVTGRVLAGPEDVRDELWVVDGRVTYDRPAGARDVRTVTGWALPGLVDAHCHVGLDAHGPVDAATSERQALTDRDAGTLLIRDAGSAADTRWIDDRGDLPKIIRAGRHIARTKRYIRNYAHEIEPADLVAYVAREARRGDGWVKLVGDWIDRDAGDLTACWPRAEVEAAIAEAHRLGARVTAHCFAEESLRDLVEAGIDCVEHATGLTEETIPLFAERGVAIVPTLVNIATFPRLAAGGEGKFPRWADHMRRLHARRYDTVRAAYDAGIPVFVGTDAGGSLAHGLVAAEVAELVTAGIPPLDALSATTWGARAWLGRPGLEEGAPADLVVYDADPRTDVRTLAAPRRIVLDGRVVG
- a CDS encoding pyridoxal-phosphate-dependent aminotransferase family protein, coding for MTHPLLDLAPLTADRFAAIERRVAALLGTGHDVVVTQGEALLPLEGGIRSGARPGSTALNVITGPYGQTFGDWLRDCGATVVDLEVPFHTAATAEQVAGALERHPEIDFVSLVHAEAATGNTNPVAEIGEVVRAHGALFYLDAVASIGAEPVLPDAWGVDLCIIGAQKAMGGPAGVSAVSVSPRAWERFAANPAAPRRSYLSLLDWKERWIDGGRRALLHAPAQLEMLALEACLDRIDAEGLDALTARHASAAAATRAGVLALGGGLEPYVHEAREAAPVATTLRTPAGVDASLLVAAALEAAPASGPGGAAPALPLAAGGGALAAEMVRVNHYGPAATPGTVRACLTALGAALAATGREVDTDAALRAAAEAWR
- a CDS encoding LysR substrate-binding domain-containing protein: MELRQLEYFVAVAEEHGLGRAAERLRTTAEAVAGRIGALEGDLGLRLFEPAAPGHVRLTAAGERLLPEARAALAAAGRVRETAAGIAGGTDGLVRLGTSRAFSDRVYRALGVLAERRPRLRVRQERAPQDARLAAVRSGTFDAALVRAVRRVDGMVLYPVWTEPLLVALPAGHPLAAADELHPEQLARLPLRLAPRAVNPAFHDLVTGALPHWTPGPPFTTLRATLDDLAGAAEPSWTVFHPVGPLPRDRRLAFRALRAPRVPVSLAVRAGGLVPAVQALLEALTGTTDPPPAPRPVSVPTPLAAPPRPAPRTAPRPAPLPATVRAAPARSAAPAAGAAGVSRPPCGTPVAAPAPALRASGDRRDATARTGTPGATHAPPPQGPAPTGMPVPAPGGAATQGPVPASTHVPADMPAAAQAPVPAQVPVPVPASAQAPADMPVPAQGPVVAQAPVPAQIPAPVQAPVPVQAPVPARGGLPVHAPVPADAPGRSCPDAACPDPPP